A window of Sedimentibacter sp. MB31-C6 genomic DNA:
AACCTATATATAATAATAGTAAATTAATTGGATGTGTAAAAAGAGCACATGATATTGATGTTAACCTAAGTGCTCATGTTATGTTAGAAAATTTGGTTTCTAAGGCTTCAAATGTTCTATCTATTTTGAATTTAATAGCTAAACATAATATTAATAGAGAAGAAATTGATTATGTTATTGATTGTTGTGAAGAAGCTTGTGGTGACATGAATCAAAGAGGTGGAGGTAATTTTGCAAAAGCATGTGCAGAGGTTGCAGGGCTAACAAATGCTACTGGTTCTGATGTAAGAGGTTTTTGTGCAGGTCCAGCTCATGCACTAATTGAAGCTGCTGCCCTTGTAAAAGCTGGAGCATATAAGAATGTAATTGTTTCAGCAGGAGGCTCTACTGCAAAACTAGGTATGAATGGTAAAGATCATATTAAAAAGGGACTTCCAATACTTGAAGATGTTCTAGGTGGTTTTTCTATTTTAATAAGCGAAAATGATGGTATCAATCCAGAAATAAGGTTAGATTTTATAGGAAAACATTGTGTAGGTACTGGTTCTTCTCCTCAAGCAGTTATTACTTCTTTAGTATCATCTTTAGATAAGGCTGGAATGAAAATTACTGATGTAGATAAATATTCAGTTGAAATGCAAAATCCTGACATTACAAAACCTGCTGGAGCAGGAGATGTTCCTTTAGCAAACTATAAAATGATTGGAGCTTTGGCAGTAAAAAGAGGTGACATAGAGAAAAAGGAATTAATTGATTTTACTAAAAAGCATGGGATGATAGGCTGGGCACCAACTCAGGGACATATCCCATCAGGAGTACCATATATAGGATTTGGAAGACAAGATATACTAGATGGTAAAATTAAGAATGCTATGATAGTTGGAAAAGGTAGTTTGTTCCTAGGCAGAATGACAAATTTATTTGACGGTGTTTCCTTTATTATTGAAGCAAACAAAGGAAAAGAAGAAGAACAAACTTCTGTTTCTGAAGATAAAATAAAAGAATTAATTGCACAAGCATTAAAAAATTTCGCTTCAAATCTACTAACTGAATAGGAGTGAAGAAATGTCTGAAAAACAAGTAAATCAAATAATAGGTAAAGTATTTAATCAATTGGCAGACACATTAATAAGTGGCGAATATGGACAAAAGCCACGTATTGGAATAACAGCTATAGGAAGCGAACACGGTGAAGATAATATTATTGAAGCAGCATTAAATGCAAGTAAAAGTTCTATTGAAACGATTGTTATAGGAACAAAGGATATAGATGGCATTGAATCATCTATAGTAAAATCTGAAGCCGAAGCACATAAAAGAATGGATTTGTTACTAGAATCTAAAAAAATAGATGCTGCAGTTACTATGCATTATCCATTTCCAATTGGGGTTTCAACAGTAGGTAAAGTAATTACCCCTGGAAAGGGAAAAGAAATGTTTATTGCTACAACTACAGGAACTTCCTCAACGGATAAAGTTGAAGGAATGGTAAAAAATGCAATTTATGGTATTATAACTGCTAAGGCTTGTGGTATTAAAAATCCAACTGTAGGCATTTTAAATGTAGATGGGGCTAGACAAACAGAAATTGCTTTGAAAAAGCTTCAAAGTCAAGGTTACGATATTAATTTTGCGTCATCTCAAAGATCTGATGGAGGATCTGTTATGCGCGGGAATGACTTACTTATGGGTTCGGCAGATGTTATGGTTATGGATTCATTGACAGGTAATCTTATGATTAAAATTTTCTCTTCATATACTACTGGTGGTAATTATGAATCCTTAGGCTATGGTTATGGACCAGGTATAGGAGAAAACTTTAAAAAATTAATTTTAATAATTTCCAGAGCGTCAGGAGCTCCTTTAATTGAAGGTGCAATAAAATTTGCAGCGAAACTTGTTAAAGGAAATTGTATTGAAATAGCTAAAAACGAATTTAATAAAGCTAATAATGCAGGTTTGAAAGATATATTAAGTGGATTAAAGTCTAGTAAAAAGTCAGAAGTTGAAGAAATAAAAGCACCTAGTAAAGAAGTTGTTACCTTTCAAATTTCTGGAATTGAAATAATGGATCTTGAAGATGCAGTAAAATTACTTTGGAAAGAAGGCATTTATGCTGAAAGTGGAATGGGTTGTACAGGACCTATAATTTTAGTTAATGAAGAAAAAACAAATGAAGCTATAAAAATTCTTTCAAAAGCAGAATACATTGCTAAAGAACAGACTGATTGTTAAAAGTACATTGATAGTATTATGATGATATAATAAATTAAAGAAATTCTTTAAAACTGATAAAAAAGTTGTGGAGAATTTCTTTTTTTGTAGAAGAAATTTTTAATTTCTATCTGAAATGAGGGACGCATATAATTCGTCACTACGTTTATCAGAGAGTTTCATTACTTAAAGGGTTTTTGTTTACTAATTAATGCCAAAAACTTATGTTTTTTATTATAATTCTTAATAAGAATTCATTATTATGTTGAAAAATTAATATAATTTGGTATAATATATATAGCAGGGAGTGATATTATGAAAATGGGATTTGAACTGAATCTTTCACAGACTCAAAAGCTTATAATGACACCAGAATTGAGACAAGCCATTCAAATTTTACAATTTAATAATGTAGAATTGTCAGAGTTTATTAATAAACAGTTAGAAGTAAATCCGTTTCTTGAAACTGCTGATAAGAATAATGATTCTAATTCTAGTGAAGAAATTACTAATGATTTTGAAAAAAATGAAACAAAGGAAGAAATTGATTGGAAGGATGTACTTGAAAAATATGATGATATAAGTTATAAGGCATATGGCAATGTAATTGAATCAGAGTATAAACAAACCTTTGAAAGTTATACATCCAAAAAAATGACTCTGAAGGATCATTTAATGGTTCAAATAGGTGTATCTGTCAAAACTCAAAAAGAAAAAAGAATAGGAGAATTCATAATTGAGTCCCTGGATAGCAAAGGTTATCTTGGATGTTCATTACAAGATATTAGCCTATTGTTAAATGAGGATATTGTAGAGATTGAAAGAATCTTAAGATTGATACAAACCTTTGACCCAGTTGGAGTTGGAGCTAGAAGTTTAAGTGAATGTTTAAAAATA
This region includes:
- the grdD gene encoding glycine/sarcosine/betaine reductase complex component C subunit alpha, with protein sequence MSEKQVNQIIGKVFNQLADTLISGEYGQKPRIGITAIGSEHGEDNIIEAALNASKSSIETIVIGTKDIDGIESSIVKSEAEAHKRMDLLLESKKIDAAVTMHYPFPIGVSTVGKVITPGKGKEMFIATTTGTSSTDKVEGMVKNAIYGIITAKACGIKNPTVGILNVDGARQTEIALKKLQSQGYDINFASSQRSDGGSVMRGNDLLMGSADVMVMDSLTGNLMIKIFSSYTTGGNYESLGYGYGPGIGENFKKLILIISRASGAPLIEGAIKFAAKLVKGNCIEIAKNEFNKANNAGLKDILSGLKSSKKSEVEEIKAPSKEVVTFQISGIEIMDLEDAVKLLWKEGIYAESGMGCTGPIILVNEEKTNEAIKILSKAEYIAKEQTDC
- the grdC gene encoding glycine/sarcosine/betaine reductase complex component C subunit beta produces the protein MNSVIKGASYILAFVPDMVLHNGTTQTTERTVNPNSEYLKEIKNHIRNYEQVVKYPPNQAYIGNITPDDLANYELPWYDKSIENADRFGKYGEIMPQDEFICLMQMCDVFDLVKLEKEFVQLTREKLSKHPLIDENLLGRLKDGDDAEIIEKLVSEEHSEPIYNNSKLIGCVKRAHDIDVNLSAHVMLENLVSKASNVLSILNLIAKHNINREEIDYVIDCCEEACGDMNQRGGGNFAKACAEVAGLTNATGSDVRGFCAGPAHALIEAAALVKAGAYKNVIVSAGGSTAKLGMNGKDHIKKGLPILEDVLGGFSILISENDGINPEIRLDFIGKHCVGTGSSPQAVITSLVSSLDKAGMKITDVDKYSVEMQNPDITKPAGAGDVPLANYKMIGALAVKRGDIEKKELIDFTKKHGMIGWAPTQGHIPSGVPYIGFGRQDILDGKIKNAMIVGKGSLFLGRMTNLFDGVSFIIEANKGKEEEQTSVSEDKIKELIAQALKNFASNLLTE